From a region of the Elusimicrobiota bacterium genome:
- a CDS encoding sugar ABC transporter permease, with translation MTWNRFRNLATTYLFILPALLFFVVFSIVPFLKVFQLSVFEWDGISTHMRFVGMQNFTQALFHDSSWWVSMKNAGFITLLALTAQNGLALLLALIVDREIKGKNFYRVVFYLPPVLSGIVVGLVWNWIFDGSHGLLNQLMSHLGLVCWTRAWLADPTTAIWAVALIHMWKGFGWGFVILLVGLQTIPRELGEAARVDGAGEWAIFSRITVPLMLPVFFLVSILTILGTMQIFDIIISTTNGGPGIHTEVPITRILAAMVRSLRFGYACALGVLFGLILLAVSILQMQLSKWSSRFS, from the coding sequence ATGACCTGGAACCGGTTCAGGAATCTGGCCACCACCTACCTCTTTATCCTTCCCGCCCTCCTGTTTTTCGTCGTTTTTTCTATCGTTCCTTTTCTGAAAGTGTTTCAGCTGAGCGTTTTTGAATGGGACGGCATCTCAACGCATATGAGGTTTGTCGGCATGCAGAATTTCACCCAGGCGCTTTTTCATGATTCGTCCTGGTGGGTATCCATGAAAAATGCTGGGTTTATCACCTTGCTGGCGCTGACGGCCCAGAACGGGCTGGCGTTGCTTCTGGCGCTGATCGTGGATCGCGAAATCAAAGGGAAAAATTTCTATCGGGTCGTCTTTTATCTGCCGCCGGTTCTGTCCGGTATTGTGGTGGGTCTGGTGTGGAACTGGATTTTTGACGGTTCCCATGGACTTCTGAACCAGTTGATGAGTCATCTGGGGCTGGTTTGTTGGACGCGCGCCTGGTTGGCGGACCCCACGACAGCCATCTGGGCCGTTGCCCTTATTCATATGTGGAAAGGGTTTGGCTGGGGTTTTGTGATTCTCTTGGTTGGGTTGCAGACCATTCCGCGGGAACTCGGCGAAGCGGCCCGTGTCGATGGTGCCGGCGAGTGGGCCATCTTCTCGCGGATCACGGTTCCGCTGATGTTGCCGGTCTTTTTCCTTGTTTCAATTCTGACGATTCTAGGCACGATGCAGATTTTTGACATTATTATTTCAACGACGAACGGAGGCCCCGGCATCCATACGGAAGTACCGATCACGCGGATTCTGGCCGCCATGGTCAGATCCTTGCGGTTTGGTTATGCCTGCGCGTTGGGTGTTTTATTCGGATTGATCTTACTGGCGGTTTCGATACTCCAGATGCAGCTGTCGAAGTGGTCTTCACGGTTTAGTTAA
- a CDS encoding carbohydrate ABC transporter permease encodes MKLLLAHALCLSVAATCLFPLVWMLSSSLKTQSTIFSDMRLWVPNPQWGNYYWAWTKGHFGQYFFNSLVYAIVVVLGVILTSSLAAYAFSRLRFPGKNILFIVLISTMMIPIPGSFIALYVLLVKLHLANTRLGYILPQINGGLALGIFLMKTFFDKLPQDLEDAARIDGCNIFQVYWHVAMPLAKPAIAVLVVFNALAVWNEYLLAMLVLSDRSLMPLQRGLMVFQGSHLTQYPLLMAGIAISIVPIMTLYFLMQRYIVAGITAGALKM; translated from the coding sequence ATGAAATTGTTGCTGGCCCATGCCTTGTGTCTCAGCGTTGCCGCGACGTGCCTTTTCCCTCTGGTGTGGATGCTGTCGTCCAGCCTCAAGACGCAGAGCACCATATTTTCAGACATGCGTTTGTGGGTGCCGAATCCGCAATGGGGAAACTATTATTGGGCCTGGACCAAAGGCCATTTCGGACAATATTTCTTTAACAGTCTCGTGTATGCCATCGTCGTTGTGCTTGGAGTGATCCTGACTTCTTCCCTGGCGGCCTATGCGTTTTCCCGCCTTCGCTTTCCCGGTAAAAACATCCTTTTTATCGTGCTCATCTCGACGATGATGATTCCTATTCCAGGGTCGTTTATCGCTCTCTATGTCCTTTTGGTGAAGCTTCATCTGGCCAATACCCGTCTCGGGTATATCCTGCCGCAGATTAACGGGGGATTAGCGCTAGGGATCTTTCTGATGAAAACGTTTTTTGACAAGCTCCCGCAAGATTTAGAAGATGCCGCCCGCATCGATGGATGCAACATATTCCAGGTGTACTGGCATGTGGCTATGCCCCTGGCGAAACCGGCCATCGCTGTTCTAGTTGTTTTTAACGCGCTGGCGGTGTGGAATGAATATCTGCTGGCCATGCTGGTTCTTTCCGATCGTTCGCTGATGCCTTTGCAGCGCGGGCTGATGGTGTTTCAGGGATCTCATCTTACGCAATACCCGCTCTTGATGGCCGGTATCGCTATTTCGATTGTGCCTATCATGACCCTGTATTTCCTGATGCAGCGGTATATTGTTGCCGGCATTACCGCCGGCGCTCTTAAAATGTAA